A single genomic interval of Hyphomicrobium methylovorum harbors:
- a CDS encoding Rrf2 family transcriptional regulator, with the protein MKRDSRLSGVLHVLLHMAEQKGPVTSDVLAMAMQTNPVVVRRVMAGLRSQGYVRSEKGHGGGWQINCDLSKVTLRDVYEALGEPSLIALGNRSEAPGCLVEQAVNAALNQAFQDAEALLLNRLGDVTLAMLSADFHRRLKARGGSQEIETVHAP; encoded by the coding sequence ATGAAACGAGATAGTCGCTTGTCGGGCGTTCTGCATGTCCTTCTGCACATGGCGGAACAGAAAGGTCCGGTGACTTCCGACGTTCTGGCCATGGCCATGCAGACAAATCCCGTTGTCGTCCGCCGTGTCATGGCTGGCCTACGCAGCCAAGGCTACGTTCGCTCGGAAAAAGGTCATGGCGGCGGCTGGCAGATCAATTGCGACCTTTCGAAAGTGACCCTGCGCGACGTCTACGAAGCGCTTGGAGAGCCGTCTCTCATCGCTCTTGGAAATAGGAGCGAGGCGCCGGGATGCCTCGTGGAGCAAGCTGTGAATGCTGCTCTCAATCAGGCCTTTCAGGATGCCGAAGCGCTTCTGCTGAACCGATTGGGAGACGTCACGCTCGCGATGCTCAGCGCTGACTTCCATCGGCGGCTCAAAGCGCGCGGCGGTTCGCAAGAGATCGAGACGGTTCACGCCCCGTGA
- a CDS encoding class I SAM-dependent methyltransferase, whose translation MDIVAAFSNPEAASQYADGPPRFVPGLADLHRMATLLLSERTPRDARVLVLGAGGGLELRAFAEARPHWTFDGVDPALEMLQQAERTLGSMASRATLHHGYIDDAPLGPFDAAACLLTLHFLGYAERVRTAREIRRRMSPGAPLVVAHSSFPQRDEERGAWLSRYAEFAIASGTDPEKANKARSMVAAHLEVMTPEQDEEILREAGFSNVSLFYAALTWRGWVANA comes from the coding sequence ATGGATATCGTTGCGGCATTCTCGAACCCGGAAGCGGCTTCGCAATATGCTGACGGGCCGCCGCGGTTTGTGCCGGGCCTTGCTGACCTGCATCGCATGGCGACGCTGCTGCTATCCGAGCGCACACCACGCGACGCGCGCGTCCTCGTTTTGGGGGCTGGAGGCGGATTGGAGTTGCGCGCATTTGCTGAGGCCCGCCCTCATTGGACATTCGACGGCGTCGATCCGGCTCTTGAAATGCTTCAGCAGGCCGAGCGCACGCTTGGCTCCATGGCATCGCGCGCGACGCTGCATCACGGCTACATCGACGATGCGCCGCTTGGGCCGTTCGATGCTGCCGCTTGCCTTCTGACTCTGCATTTTCTGGGATACGCAGAACGGGTCCGCACGGCACGCGAGATCCGGCGGCGCATGAGCCCAGGCGCGCCGCTTGTGGTGGCCCACTCAAGTTTTCCGCAGCGAGATGAAGAACGCGGCGCTTGGCTATCGCGCTATGCCGAGTTTGCAATTGCTTCGGGAACAGACCCGGAAAAGGCAAACAAGGCGCGCTCTATGGTGGCCGCCCATCTTGAAGTGATGACGCCGGAGCAAGACGAGGAGATCCTGCGCGAAGCTGGGTTCTCGAACGTCAGCTTGTTTTACGCAGCATTGACGTGGCGTGGCTGGGTCGCGAATGCGTGA
- a CDS encoding ribonucleotide-diphosphate reductase subunit beta produces the protein MLDWSEPAANLPSTRMPARIIPQDDATGLGNIDRSGERVRVDDKAMINARADVNQLLPLKYRWAWEKYLAGCNNHWMPTEVSMQADIALWKSKDGLTEDERRMVKRNLGFFAASESLVANNIVLAIYRHLTNPECRQYLLRQSFEEAVHTHTFQYIVESLGLDEGELFNMYREVPSITDKAAWALAYTKHLDDPTFQTGTKETDQAFLRDLVAFYVVFEGMWFYTGFAQILSLGRRNKMVGIAEQYQYILRDESIHLNFGIDVINQIKAENSHLWTKTFQDEVRGMLHDAAQLEAAYGRDTMPSGLLGLNAALTEQYMEFIANRRCAQLGLAPVFKDRENPFPWMSEAMDLKKEKNFFETRVIEYQNGGALSWD, from the coding sequence ATGCTCGACTGGTCAGAGCCAGCCGCAAATTTGCCCTCGACTCGTATGCCGGCACGCATCATTCCGCAGGACGATGCAACGGGATTAGGAAACATCGATCGCAGCGGCGAGCGCGTTCGCGTTGACGATAAGGCGATGATCAATGCACGCGCTGACGTCAATCAGCTTCTGCCGCTGAAATATCGCTGGGCATGGGAGAAATACCTGGCCGGCTGCAACAATCATTGGATGCCGACCGAAGTATCGATGCAGGCCGATATCGCGCTTTGGAAATCCAAAGACGGGCTCACTGAAGATGAGCGTCGCATGGTCAAGCGCAATCTCGGTTTCTTCGCCGCCTCAGAGTCGCTCGTCGCCAACAACATCGTGCTGGCGATCTATCGGCATCTGACAAACCCCGAATGCCGCCAGTATCTGTTGCGTCAGTCATTCGAGGAGGCCGTGCATACGCACACATTCCAGTACATCGTTGAAAGCCTTGGCCTCGATGAAGGCGAGCTGTTCAACATGTACCGCGAAGTGCCGTCGATCACGGACAAGGCAGCCTGGGCGCTCGCTTACACCAAGCACCTCGATGATCCGACGTTCCAGACCGGAACAAAGGAAACGGATCAGGCTTTCCTCCGCGATCTCGTTGCCTTCTACGTCGTGTTTGAGGGGATGTGGTTTTATACCGGCTTCGCACAGATCTTATCGCTCGGTCGGCGCAACAAGATGGTCGGCATCGCCGAGCAATACCAATACATCCTGCGCGATGAGAGCATTCATCTGAACTTCGGCATCGATGTCATCAACCAGATCAAGGCGGAAAATTCGCATCTCTGGACGAAGACATTTCAGGACGAAGTTCGCGGTATGCTGCACGATGCGGCGCAACTCGAAGCCGCTTACGGGCGCGATACGATGCCGAGCGGCTTGCTCGGTCTCAACGCAGCACTAACAGAGCAGTATATGGAGTTCATCGCCAACCGCCGGTGCGCTCAGCTTGGCCTCGCACCGGTCTTCAAGGATCGCGAGAATCCCTTCCCGTGGATGTCCGAGGCAATGGATTTGAAGAAGGAAAAGAACTTCTTCGAAACGCGCGTCATTGAATATCAAAACGGCGGCGCATTGAGCTGGGACTGA